The Paenibacillus macerans genome includes a window with the following:
- a CDS encoding phosphoglycerate dehydrogenase — MKVVSTSPSFGKYSDEPFRYLEQHGLELVHLPADIGEEDFIREAQGAAAAIVAFNTINGHVLERIPSLKIVCKHGVGVDNIDLQAAKERQVWVTNVPNANKHAVADFAFGLMLALARQIPAADQGTKAGEWPKIFGTDVYGKTLGIIGLGSIGKEVARRAGGFDMSLLAYDPYPDHKFAEQWKVRLAGLDELLSESDFITLHMPLIEQTRNLIGADQFSMMKESAFLVNASRGGIVNEEALYQALKEKRIAGAALDVFEQEPLTAHPLFTLPNFIAAPHIAGYTDGAVNTLGMTCVRNIVDVIVHEKSPQHVVNGL; from the coding sequence ATGAAAGTAGTTTCCACATCGCCGTCGTTCGGCAAATATTCGGATGAACCGTTCCGCTACCTGGAGCAGCATGGCCTTGAACTGGTTCATCTGCCTGCTGATATCGGGGAGGAGGATTTTATCAGGGAGGCTCAGGGTGCAGCCGCGGCTATCGTTGCTTTTAATACGATTAACGGACATGTGCTTGAGCGGATTCCCAGCCTGAAAATTGTGTGTAAACACGGCGTAGGCGTCGATAACATCGACCTGCAAGCGGCCAAGGAACGGCAGGTTTGGGTGACCAACGTTCCGAACGCGAATAAACATGCAGTCGCGGATTTTGCTTTCGGGCTGATGCTGGCGCTTGCCAGGCAGATTCCGGCGGCTGACCAGGGCACCAAGGCAGGCGAGTGGCCGAAAATTTTCGGTACGGACGTTTACGGCAAGACGCTGGGCATCATCGGACTGGGCAGCATCGGGAAAGAGGTCGCGCGCAGGGCGGGCGGATTCGATATGAGCCTGCTTGCGTATGATCCGTACCCTGACCATAAGTTTGCGGAGCAGTGGAAGGTGCGTCTGGCCGGGCTGGACGAGCTGCTAAGCGAAAGCGACTTCATTACGCTGCATATGCCGCTGATCGAACAAACTCGCAATTTAATTGGAGCGGACCAATTCTCTATGATGAAAGAAAGCGCCTTCCTGGTAAACGCATCCAGAGGCGGCATCGTCAATGAGGAGGCACTGTATCAGGCTTTGAAGGAGAAAAGAATCGCAGGCGCCGCGCTGGACGTATTCGAGCAGGAACCGCTGACCGCGCACCCGCTGTTCACGCTGCCGAACTTTATCGCCGCACCGCATATCGCAGGGTATACGGATGGCGCGGTGAACACGCTTGGCATGACCTGTGTCCGCAATATTGTAGACGTAATCGTCCATGAGAAGTCGCCGCAGCACGTGGTGAACGGGCTGTAA
- the pdxA gene encoding 4-hydroxythreonine-4-phosphate dehydrogenase PdxA, whose product MKPIIGITMGDAAGVGPEIIVKALGHREVYAQCRPVVLGDAKIMKRALSVTGSGLVLNPVHSIQECRFEPGTIDCLDQNLLPEELPFGQLSAAAGDAAFQFLKRSVELAKAGEIQAICTAPLNKEALHMGGHRYPGHTEILADLTGTEDYSMMLSSPKLKVIHLTTHQGLLEAIQSITPERTYKVIALADETLKRAGYANPCIAVCGINPHAGEKGLFGNGEEEKQLVPGVEKARAEGIHVEGPLPGDTVFFRAVRGDFDIVVACYHDQGHIPIKVLGLEEGVNITVGLKGGVIRTSVDHGTAFDIAGQNKADEASLLAAIRSAAELAPKRV is encoded by the coding sequence ATGAAACCAATTATCGGGATTACGATGGGCGACGCGGCGGGCGTCGGTCCGGAGATTATCGTAAAAGCGTTAGGACATCGGGAAGTGTATGCGCAGTGCCGGCCGGTTGTGCTTGGGGACGCCAAAATCATGAAACGGGCATTGAGCGTGACGGGCTCCGGTCTGGTGCTGAACCCCGTGCATTCCATTCAGGAATGCCGGTTCGAACCGGGAACGATCGATTGTCTGGATCAGAACCTGCTGCCGGAGGAGCTGCCCTTCGGCCAGCTTTCGGCGGCCGCGGGAGATGCGGCGTTCCAGTTTCTGAAGCGATCGGTCGAGCTGGCCAAAGCCGGGGAAATCCAGGCGATCTGTACAGCTCCGCTGAACAAAGAAGCCCTGCATATGGGCGGCCACCGCTATCCTGGGCATACGGAAATTTTGGCGGATTTGACCGGGACGGAAGACTATTCCATGATGCTGTCCTCGCCCAAGCTGAAGGTGATTCATCTGACGACGCATCAGGGGCTGCTTGAAGCCATTCAGTCCATCACACCGGAACGGACTTATAAGGTGATCGCGTTGGCTGATGAAACGCTCAAGCGCGCCGGATACGCGAACCCGTGCATCGCCGTCTGCGGCATTAACCCGCATGCGGGCGAGAAAGGGTTGTTCGGCAACGGCGAAGAGGAAAAGCAGCTTGTACCGGGCGTCGAAAAAGCGCGGGCGGAAGGCATTCATGTGGAAGGCCCGCTGCCGGGAGATACGGTGTTTTTCCGGGCCGTACGCGGCGATTTCGATATCGTGGTGGCCTGCTACCATGACCAGGGTCATATTCCGATCAAGGTGCTGGGCCTGGAGGAAGGCGTGAACATTACGGTGGGCCTGAAAGGCGGTGTGATCCGCACCTCGGTGGACCATGGGACAGCGTTTGATATTGCCGGGCAGAACAAGGCGGATGAAGCAAGCCTGCTGGCCGCCATCCGTTCCGCTGCCGAACTGGCGCCAAAGCGTGTATAG
- a CDS encoding MFS transporter: MQANEPTTATESKPVRKKSKVRWVIAFLMWAAIAINYIDRTVLSAAAPFLTDEFSLSEAQMGIILSGFFWSYALLQIPAGWFADRFGQKKTLGFAVIWWSLATAVTGLATGFKSLLGFRVALGVGEAAAYPSNAGIASKWFPDKERATVSGIFDSGSKFGGAIAMPLIVWLIAMYGWKMTFVIIGVLGVIWGIIWLLYFKETPEEHKGVNEAELQHIREGQTKKEGTDSKQPMKWYHLLKHRNIWAMCIGFFMINYNSYFFITWLPTYLVKERGMNLIEMGFVASLPLLCAMVAEVAAGWLSDRIYSSGKLSLTATRKLFLVIGLLMAACIGFAAFAESAVLAVVLLCIAKSGTTVAASQVWALPGDVAPKNMTSVVAGMQNSVSNMGGVVGPIITGFIVASTGSFVPALIFSAVLIVIAIVNYLFLMKKVEPIQVKNA, encoded by the coding sequence ATGCAAGCTAATGAACCGACAACCGCCACTGAATCAAAACCTGTCCGCAAAAAGTCCAAAGTCCGCTGGGTTATTGCCTTTCTGATGTGGGCGGCGATTGCCATTAACTATATTGACCGCACGGTGCTTTCGGCTGCCGCTCCATTTTTGACGGATGAATTCTCGTTAAGCGAAGCGCAAATGGGCATTATCCTGTCCGGCTTCTTCTGGTCCTATGCGCTGCTGCAAATTCCGGCCGGCTGGTTTGCCGACCGTTTCGGCCAAAAGAAGACGCTTGGCTTCGCCGTCATCTGGTGGTCGCTGGCGACGGCGGTGACCGGGCTTGCGACCGGCTTCAAGTCACTGCTCGGCTTCCGGGTTGCCTTGGGCGTCGGGGAAGCGGCGGCTTATCCGAGCAATGCGGGAATCGCGTCCAAATGGTTCCCGGACAAGGAAAGAGCAACCGTATCCGGTATTTTTGACAGCGGTTCCAAGTTTGGCGGGGCCATTGCCATGCCGCTGATCGTCTGGCTGATCGCCATGTACGGCTGGAAAATGACCTTTGTCATTATCGGTGTGCTCGGCGTCATATGGGGCATCATCTGGCTCCTTTATTTCAAGGAAACCCCGGAGGAGCATAAGGGAGTCAATGAAGCGGAGCTGCAGCACATCCGCGAGGGCCAGACCAAGAAAGAGGGCACTGACAGCAAGCAGCCGATGAAATGGTATCATTTGCTGAAGCACAGAAATATTTGGGCGATGTGTATCGGGTTCTTTATGATTAACTACAACTCCTATTTCTTTATTACATGGCTTCCCACGTATCTGGTCAAGGAACGGGGCATGAATCTGATCGAAATGGGGTTCGTAGCCTCACTGCCGCTGCTGTGTGCGATGGTTGCCGAGGTGGCCGCAGGCTGGTTATCCGACCGGATTTACTCAAGCGGAAAGCTATCCTTGACCGCAACACGCAAGCTCTTTCTGGTTATTGGTCTCCTAATGGCCGCCTGCATCGGTTTTGCTGCTTTTGCCGAATCTGCCGTTCTCGCCGTGGTGCTGCTGTGTATCGCCAAGTCCGGCACAACGGTCGCTGCCTCCCAGGTGTGGGCGCTTCCGGGCGATGTGGCTCCGAAGAACATGACCTCCGTTGTTGCGGGGATGCAAAACTCCGTCTCCAACATGGGCGGTGTCGTTGGTCCGATCATTACCGGTTTCATCGTAGCCAGCACAGGCTCGTTCGTACCGGCGCTGATTTTCTCCGCGGTACTGATCGTAATTGCGATTGTGAACTATCTGTTCCTGATGAAAAAGGTAGAGCCGATTCAAGTGAAAAACGCCTGA
- a CDS encoding four-carbon acid sugar kinase family protein, with protein sequence MRIAVIADDLTGASDCGGQLVHYGLQVSVVLGRRETNPLPNEAVILNTDSRSLSGEEAYRTVQEACRQIRNEPFDVLYKKMDSTMRGNVGQEINAVYDVFAPDFVIIAPAYIGNGRQVIDGIHYVNGIKLHETEAAHDPKTPVQESRLVKLIGDQAQRKVGHLSRADLEQGTEHIAARMAAFKEQRIAYIVADSATEAHMETIVKHIAPLSYSVIWAGSSGLIRYLPQAYGLSRVHTEEALPRSEKPVLLVVGSVSPAGRRQLERVLQVAGVTGIEMDAVRVISGETVMEAELEKLRRLADDALGKNRHVVLFSSDKVEETRRAGQRFGFGPVEISNRISQALGQCAAELVTRHGLQHLFLTGGDTAHQVFQRLNLHEFRLLAEVENGIPLGKLSGEQDIFAVTKAGNFGSEAVMEKAVLKLQGGAL encoded by the coding sequence ATGAGGATAGCAGTCATTGCCGACGACCTGACCGGCGCCAGTGATTGCGGGGGACAGCTCGTCCATTACGGCCTGCAGGTGTCGGTTGTCCTGGGGCGGCGGGAAACAAATCCGCTTCCGAACGAAGCGGTGATCCTGAATACGGACAGCAGGTCCCTGTCCGGGGAAGAAGCCTACCGGACGGTTCAGGAAGCATGCCGGCAAATCCGCAATGAGCCCTTTGACGTGCTGTACAAAAAAATGGATTCCACCATGCGCGGGAACGTGGGGCAGGAGATCAACGCGGTATATGACGTGTTTGCGCCGGATTTTGTCATCATTGCTCCCGCTTATATCGGGAATGGACGGCAGGTGATCGACGGGATTCATTATGTGAACGGCATAAAGCTGCATGAAACGGAAGCTGCTCATGATCCCAAGACGCCGGTGCAGGAATCGCGCCTGGTCAAGCTGATCGGCGATCAGGCGCAGCGGAAGGTGGGACATCTGTCCAGAGCCGATCTGGAGCAAGGAACGGAGCATATCGCAGCCCGGATGGCTGCGTTCAAGGAACAGCGGATTGCCTATATCGTTGCGGATTCCGCAACGGAAGCCCACATGGAGACGATCGTGAAGCATATCGCGCCGCTATCCTATTCGGTCATCTGGGCCGGCTCATCCGGGCTGATCCGGTATCTGCCCCAGGCCTACGGCTTGTCCCGCGTGCATACCGAGGAGGCCCTGCCGAGATCGGAAAAGCCTGTCCTGCTGGTGGTCGGCAGCGTAAGCCCGGCTGGCCGCAGACAGCTGGAGCGGGTGCTGCAGGTGGCCGGGGTGACGGGCATCGAAATGGACGCAGTTCGGGTGATCAGCGGCGAAACCGTCATGGAGGCCGAACTGGAGAAGCTGCGGCGGTTGGCGGATGATGCCTTGGGGAAAAACAGGCATGTGGTGTTATTTTCGTCGGATAAAGTAGAGGAAACAAGAAGGGCCGGGCAGCGGTTCGGCTTTGGCCCAGTGGAGATCAGCAACCGGATCTCGCAGGCGCTGGGGCAATGCGCCGCAGAGCTGGTGACTAGACACGGCCTGCAGCATCTGTTCCTGACCGGAGGAGACACGGCGCATCAGGTATTCCAAAGGCTGAACCTGCATGAATTCCGGCTGCTGGCAGAGGTGGAGAACGGCATACCGCTTGGTAAACTTTCCGGAGAACAAGATATTTTCGCAGTGACCAAGGCGGGCAACTTCGGCTCGGAAGCTGTAATGGAGAAAGCGGTGCTGAAACTGCAAGGAGGGGCATTATGA
- a CDS encoding iron-containing alcohol dehydrogenase yields the protein MQDLYQFQTAAKIIAGRDSLHTLGEHLDSVAAGIRSALVVAQPFIQSSGILDGLLKQLTEKGIQAQVTLDILPEPTLENIEEVYQKTLGAAGASCDVIIGIGGGSVLDAAKILSVLPANGGSIRGFLGTNLIKQAGIPTVLIPTTSGTGAEVTPNAIVTIPEEELKIGVVSPYLLPQLVILDPIVTLGLPQAVTAATGMDAFTHSLESLISNKANPLSDMFALESIRLIASNILEAYHHGSSIEARENMLLGSMYGGMALTSAGTAAVHALAYPLGGKFKIAHGVANSMLLPHVMEFNMDAAAPRLRTAGAAMGLDVHGLSEQQAAEAVIRRIAEWTQELNIPQNLQQYGVSEEDVEELSFSAAKVTRLLNNNPKPVSVEDMKVIYRKLLPQSS from the coding sequence ATGCAGGATTTGTATCAGTTTCAGACAGCAGCCAAAATCATCGCCGGCAGAGATAGCCTTCACACTTTAGGCGAGCATTTGGACTCCGTGGCTGCCGGAATCCGCAGCGCTTTGGTTGTGGCGCAGCCGTTTATCCAAAGCTCCGGCATCCTGGACGGCTTGCTGAAGCAGCTCACGGAGAAGGGCATTCAGGCGCAGGTGACGCTGGATATTTTGCCGGAGCCAACGCTGGAAAATATTGAAGAGGTATATCAAAAAACATTGGGTGCAGCGGGTGCGAGTTGTGATGTCATTATCGGCATCGGCGGCGGCAGCGTTCTGGACGCGGCCAAAATATTGTCCGTGCTGCCGGCCAACGGCGGCTCGATCCGCGGCTTCCTGGGCACAAACCTGATCAAACAGGCAGGCATTCCAACGGTGCTCATCCCTACGACATCGGGAACCGGCGCCGAGGTGACACCCAATGCGATTGTGACGATTCCGGAGGAAGAGTTGAAGATCGGTGTGGTCAGCCCCTATCTGCTGCCGCAGCTTGTCATCCTTGATCCGATAGTGACGCTTGGTCTGCCGCAGGCGGTAACCGCCGCCACCGGTATGGACGCCTTTACCCATTCGCTTGAATCCTTGATTTCCAACAAGGCGAATCCGCTCAGCGATATGTTTGCACTGGAGTCGATCCGCCTTATCGCCTCTAACATTCTTGAGGCATATCATCACGGTTCGTCCATTGAGGCAAGAGAGAACATGCTGCTTGGCTCGATGTACGGCGGCATGGCGCTGACCAGCGCCGGAACGGCTGCGGTGCATGCTCTGGCCTATCCGCTTGGCGGCAAATTCAAGATTGCCCACGGGGTGGCGAATTCCATGCTGCTGCCGCATGTGATGGAATTCAACATGGACGCGGCGGCTCCCCGCCTGAGAACCGCCGGTGCTGCGATGGGCCTGGATGTGCACGGGCTGTCCGAACAGCAAGCCGCGGAGGCCGTCATCCGGCGCATTGCCGAGTGGACGCAGGAGCTGAACATCCCGCAAAATCTGCAGCAGTACGGCGTATCCGAGGAAGATGTCGAGGAGCTGTCATTCTCCGCAGCGAAGGTTACCCGGCTGCTGAACAACAATCCGAAGCCGGTCAGCGTGGAAGACATGAAAGTGATCTACCGCAAGCTGCTCCCGCAAAGCTCTTGA